A window of Akkermansia muciniphila contains these coding sequences:
- a CDS encoding diaminopimelate dehydrogenase: MIKVAIVGYGNIGKYAVDALRAAPDMELAGIVRRPGSEPVHGIKTVSSMEELGHVNAALLCTPTRSVEETALPLLARGINTVDSFDIHGDIVNLRRSLGAQAIKHDAVSIISAGWDPGTDSVIRTMMLAMAPKGITYTNFGPGMSMGHSVVARSKEGVADALSLTIPTGSGVHRRMVYVVLKEGAKFSDVEFAIKSDSYFSHDDTRVQQVPDIDVLKDMGHGVLMERKGVSGATQNQLFTFEMRINNPALTAQVMVASARASMKLAAGCYTLPEIAPMDFLPGDREELIAQLV, from the coding sequence ATGATCAAAGTAGCCATCGTAGGATACGGCAACATCGGGAAATACGCCGTGGACGCCTTGCGCGCCGCTCCCGATATGGAACTGGCGGGCATCGTGCGCCGCCCCGGCAGCGAACCCGTGCACGGCATCAAGACCGTAAGCAGCATGGAGGAACTGGGCCATGTGAACGCGGCCCTGCTCTGCACCCCCACCCGCAGCGTGGAAGAAACGGCCCTGCCCCTGCTTGCCCGCGGCATCAACACGGTGGACAGCTTTGACATTCACGGAGACATCGTGAACCTGCGCCGCTCCCTGGGAGCCCAGGCGATCAAGCATGACGCCGTCTCCATCATCTCCGCGGGCTGGGACCCGGGCACGGACTCCGTCATCCGCACCATGATGCTGGCCATGGCTCCCAAAGGCATTACGTATACCAACTTCGGCCCCGGCATGAGCATGGGCCACAGCGTGGTGGCACGCTCCAAGGAGGGCGTGGCGGACGCCCTCTCCCTCACCATTCCCACCGGTTCCGGCGTACACCGCCGCATGGTTTACGTGGTGCTGAAGGAAGGAGCCAAGTTCTCCGACGTGGAGTTCGCCATCAAGTCCGATTCCTATTTCAGCCATGACGATACCCGCGTGCAGCAGGTACCGGACATCGACGTGCTGAAGGACATGGGCCACGGCGTGCTGATGGAACGCAAGGGCGTTTCAGGCGCCACGCAGAACCAGCTGTTCACGTTTGAGATGCGCATCAACAATCCGGCCCTTACTGCCCAGGTGATGGTGGCCTCCGCACGCGCCAGCATGAAACTGGCCGCCGGCTGCTATACCCTGCCGGAAATCGCCCCCATGGACTTCCTGCCGGGCGACCGCGAAGAGCTGATTGCCCAACTGGTATAG
- a CDS encoding PEP-CTERM sorting domain-containing protein (PEP-CTERM proteins occur, often in large numbers, in the proteomes of bacteria that also encode an exosortase, a predicted intramembrane cysteine proteinase. The presence of a PEP-CTERM domain at a protein's C-terminus predicts cleavage within the sorting domain, followed by covalent anchoring to some some component of the (usually Gram-negative) cell surface. Many PEP-CTERM proteins exhibit an unusual sequence composition that includes large numbers of potential glycosylation sites. Expression of one such protein has been shown restore the ability of a bacterium to form floc, a type of biofilm.) — MKKTLILLSSLLVFSCMTVQAAIYTWAPIDGSTDWNQASNWQTESGTSDNVPLVNPNWGTINVSGSHTVVCGPGTTVEGWESTINVSNGANVSLQNFTKFQRTTVSVGEGSTLTVGKTSGSIVANCDQNMNWTVYGTLNLTAALTWNANSNNLFVDLGTTGILNLTNQTDLGRFAFSASLGDLITEGTTFELVTRELVNGVGSAATSNTTITGGTQSDDIAAEELTAENVGKYQVFTENGKIYVSYINGVPEPAAVSLSLLGLAALMLRRRR; from the coding sequence ATGAAAAAAACTCTTATCCTGCTTTCCTCCCTGCTGGTTTTTTCCTGCATGACGGTACAGGCCGCTATTTATACATGGGCTCCCATTGACGGCTCTACCGACTGGAACCAGGCATCCAACTGGCAAACGGAAAGCGGCACCAGCGACAATGTTCCGCTGGTTAATCCCAACTGGGGCACGATCAACGTATCCGGCAGCCATACCGTGGTATGCGGTCCCGGCACCACCGTGGAAGGGTGGGAGTCCACCATCAACGTTTCCAACGGGGCCAACGTATCCCTTCAGAATTTCACCAAATTCCAGCGCACGACCGTCTCCGTGGGAGAAGGCTCCACGCTGACTGTCGGCAAAACGAGCGGTTCCATCGTAGCCAATTGCGACCAGAACATGAACTGGACGGTATACGGAACGCTGAACCTCACTGCCGCACTTACCTGGAACGCCAACAGCAACAACTTGTTCGTGGACCTGGGGACGACCGGCATCCTGAATCTTACGAACCAGACCGATCTGGGCCGTTTCGCCTTCTCCGCCTCCCTGGGGGACCTGATTACGGAAGGAACCACGTTTGAGCTCGTGACGCGCGAACTCGTCAACGGAGTGGGAAGCGCCGCAACCAGTAACACGACCATCACGGGCGGAACCCAGAGCGACGACATCGCCGCCGAGGAACTGACCGCTGAAAACGTAGGCAAGTACCAGGTGTTCACGGAGAACGGCAAAATCTACGTCTCCTACATCAACGGCGTACCGGAACCGGCCGCCGTTTCCCTGAGCCTGCTGGGCCTGGCGGCCCTGATGCTGCGCCGCCGCCGTTAA
- a CDS encoding M16 family metallopeptidase yields the protein MKAFTITSILAAACLLSAHSPAETAAENKTGSAAVQPAAGIPRQDPQLIKGKLPNGLTYFIRPNAEPKGRFSIRLRVNTGSLNESDDIQGVSHFLEHMVFNGSTHFKRGEMIPAMQKEGLGLGGDANAYTAFDETVYMMDVPSMKESTVNLAFTIMRDFADGALLEESAIDAERGIITSEYKARDSAGYRVMKEVFSIMLDGTRIPDRYPIGTLEVIRTAPREKFVNYYQTHYVPSQMQLVITGDITPEQGKAWVEKYFGSLKKDNYSFQTDRGALKEATETTAHWITNKEATSTEVSVNIARPYVKKPDTVANRNKDIPLNVAYAMLNRRLEKMAKNPDCPFIGAEGGRMDVMEAAQVDAIQTQADYKNWKPALTAIEQELRRAIEFGFNKEELAEARSNITAEAENAIKAWPTAKSEDLASAIAQSAAQDKVFTTPQEDWAISREVVENLTPEQCQAALKEAWTGAFPRVIVTSNKENAQGSAEIMQTYKEARASKVEPYQASAQKDFSYKFGEPGKVTARTEAADLGVTQLTLSNGVRVNLKPTEFDKDSINITFAVDGGELTRPEKASGLELFAGAVMNGGGLKDHSNDELAAIMAGKKVGVGFSMTDRSFLLSGNTNREDLETQLQLQTAYLMYPGYRQDGVTLLRRAIPMIYNKLNHEVQGAMKKQVPAILYKGNPRFTFPTQEQLNSYQVKDVQDWVDAPLKNNYMEVTVTGDFKTEDVIPLLERTVGAVPRRGEAPAKLDEKLRHPAMADFNFSKDLTYDSSIDKTLVCLFWKTPGGEDKKLARRLNMLKAVFYDRVFKGLREDMGETYSPSTGLNISETYPDDGYIITLSSGVMRNKEAVRNAIAKIADDLGKGNVTQEELDRARNPILNSMDRAQRDNGYWTSLLKDSQARPERLNQQRESIPDVKAITVEEVNKLARDIFGKGEHLNLNILPDHPAVEAPPAEKQADKPDATQAAVSTAAFCIHATAVKTVKKDSGRNDYAIIISEETAAMPEWKAVADKLAEKHGGAIVTVKDSMFARLDTLKKMAPRFMAVVARPEEIDRVLVNDLHRLSRRLDDDPYGDCIWGIITGYTPQDAMRIAAETQPLVITRSMGTTNVDASRFSDSMSITDWQPFQYLEQHGSAEKITPAFYAKGLKEQDKGDDTTLGVTPKLVEYWKQYAPQLFVTASHATQFNLEMPFGKGLIVSGNNRFHVLDKKQFKEFTTFLRGVIFNGKEDDLLSFLERIKAPAIEIKPVPAVWVAAGNCLIGDTKKTKNSMAVTALSHYGFNQLVGYTVPSWYGKGGWGTLGLLFSNHDASNLAEAWYLNNQFILDETMTRFPKLMNVNFNAPDINGIKDDPDFARGMNSAGYGMGKDQMGLIHDRDTVAFYGDPAWTARLDESRTPSPWHIEWNDPADAAKGFTVTANKDAKARLGVWFPNRITAKKATVTIGETATPVEKAGLLTNDFLLLRELDLKKGEKAVVEMK from the coding sequence ATGAAGGCATTTACCATCACCTCTATTCTGGCTGCCGCGTGCCTCCTCTCGGCTCATTCTCCGGCTGAAACCGCGGCAGAAAACAAAACCGGGTCCGCGGCCGTCCAGCCGGCGGCAGGCATTCCCAGGCAGGACCCCCAGCTGATTAAAGGGAAGCTTCCCAACGGACTGACTTATTTCATCCGCCCGAACGCGGAGCCCAAGGGCCGTTTCAGCATCCGCCTGCGCGTCAACACGGGTTCCCTGAATGAATCGGATGACATCCAGGGCGTCTCCCACTTCCTGGAACACATGGTCTTCAACGGCAGCACCCATTTCAAACGCGGGGAAATGATTCCCGCCATGCAGAAGGAGGGCCTGGGCCTGGGCGGGGACGCGAACGCCTACACCGCCTTTGACGAAACCGTGTACATGATGGACGTGCCCAGCATGAAGGAGTCCACCGTGAACCTGGCCTTCACCATCATGAGGGACTTTGCGGACGGCGCCCTGCTGGAGGAAAGCGCCATTGACGCGGAACGCGGCATCATCACCAGTGAATACAAGGCGCGGGATTCCGCCGGCTACCGGGTCATGAAGGAGGTCTTCTCCATCATGCTGGACGGCACCAGGATTCCGGACCGCTACCCCATCGGTACGCTGGAAGTGATCCGCACCGCGCCCCGGGAAAAATTTGTAAACTATTACCAGACCCACTACGTCCCCAGCCAGATGCAGCTGGTCATCACCGGGGACATCACGCCGGAACAGGGGAAGGCCTGGGTGGAAAAGTACTTCGGCTCCCTGAAAAAGGACAACTACTCTTTCCAGACGGACCGCGGCGCCCTGAAGGAAGCCACGGAAACCACCGCCCACTGGATCACCAACAAGGAAGCCACCAGCACGGAAGTCAGCGTCAACATCGCCCGGCCCTACGTGAAGAAGCCGGACACGGTCGCCAACCGCAACAAGGACATTCCCCTCAATGTGGCTTATGCCATGCTGAACCGCCGTCTGGAAAAGATGGCGAAGAATCCGGACTGCCCCTTCATTGGCGCGGAGGGCGGCCGCATGGACGTGATGGAAGCGGCGCAAGTGGACGCCATCCAGACCCAGGCGGATTACAAGAACTGGAAGCCCGCCCTGACCGCCATTGAACAGGAACTGCGCCGGGCCATCGAGTTCGGCTTCAACAAGGAGGAACTGGCGGAAGCCCGCAGCAACATCACCGCGGAAGCGGAAAACGCCATCAAGGCCTGGCCTACCGCCAAGTCGGAAGACCTGGCCTCCGCCATCGCCCAGAGCGCGGCGCAGGACAAGGTCTTCACCACGCCGCAGGAAGACTGGGCCATCTCCAGAGAAGTGGTGGAAAACCTGACGCCCGAACAGTGCCAGGCCGCCCTGAAGGAAGCCTGGACCGGAGCCTTCCCCCGCGTGATCGTCACCTCCAACAAGGAAAACGCCCAGGGAAGCGCGGAAATCATGCAGACGTACAAGGAGGCCCGGGCCTCCAAGGTGGAACCCTACCAGGCGTCCGCGCAAAAAGATTTCTCCTACAAGTTCGGGGAACCCGGCAAGGTGACGGCCCGTACGGAAGCCGCGGACCTGGGAGTAACCCAGCTCACCCTTTCCAACGGCGTGCGCGTCAACCTGAAGCCCACGGAATTTGACAAGGATTCCATCAACATCACCTTTGCCGTGGACGGCGGGGAACTGACCAGGCCGGAAAAGGCCTCCGGGCTGGAACTCTTTGCGGGCGCCGTGATGAACGGCGGCGGCTTGAAGGACCATTCCAACGATGAACTGGCCGCCATCATGGCGGGCAAGAAGGTGGGCGTGGGCTTCTCCATGACGGACCGCTCCTTCCTGCTCTCCGGGAACACCAACAGGGAAGACCTGGAAACGCAGCTCCAGCTCCAGACGGCGTACCTGATGTACCCCGGCTACCGCCAGGACGGCGTCACCCTGCTCCGCCGCGCCATCCCCATGATTTACAACAAGCTGAACCATGAGGTGCAGGGAGCCATGAAGAAGCAGGTGCCCGCCATCCTGTACAAGGGCAACCCCCGCTTCACCTTCCCCACGCAGGAACAGCTGAACTCCTACCAGGTCAAGGACGTGCAGGACTGGGTGGACGCCCCCCTGAAGAACAACTACATGGAAGTGACCGTCACGGGGGATTTCAAGACGGAAGATGTCATTCCCCTGCTGGAACGCACCGTGGGCGCCGTGCCCAGGCGTGGGGAAGCCCCGGCCAAACTGGATGAAAAACTGCGCCACCCGGCCATGGCGGACTTCAACTTCTCCAAGGACCTGACCTATGACTCCTCCATTGACAAGACGCTGGTCTGCCTCTTCTGGAAAACGCCCGGCGGAGAAGACAAGAAACTGGCCCGCAGGCTGAACATGCTCAAAGCCGTCTTCTATGACCGCGTATTCAAGGGCCTGCGTGAAGACATGGGGGAAACCTACTCCCCCTCCACCGGGCTCAACATCAGTGAAACCTACCCGGACGACGGCTACATCATCACCCTCAGCTCCGGCGTGATGCGCAACAAGGAGGCCGTGCGGAACGCGATTGCCAAAATTGCGGATGACCTCGGCAAGGGGAACGTCACCCAGGAGGAACTGGACCGCGCCCGCAACCCCATTCTCAATTCCATGGACCGCGCCCAGCGCGACAACGGCTATTGGACTTCCCTGCTGAAGGACTCCCAGGCCAGGCCGGAACGGCTGAACCAGCAGAGGGAAAGTATTCCGGACGTGAAAGCCATCACTGTGGAAGAGGTCAACAAGCTTGCCAGGGACATCTTCGGCAAGGGAGAGCATCTCAACCTGAACATCCTGCCGGACCATCCGGCCGTGGAAGCTCCGCCTGCTGAAAAGCAGGCGGACAAACCCGATGCCACCCAGGCCGCCGTCTCCACGGCGGCTTTTTGCATTCACGCCACTGCCGTGAAGACCGTAAAAAAAGACTCCGGCAGGAATGATTACGCCATCATCATCTCTGAGGAAACCGCCGCCATGCCGGAATGGAAGGCCGTGGCGGACAAGCTGGCGGAGAAACACGGGGGCGCCATCGTCACCGTGAAGGATTCCATGTTCGCCAGGCTGGACACGCTCAAGAAAATGGCCCCCCGCTTCATGGCCGTGGTCGCGCGCCCGGAGGAGATAGACCGGGTGCTGGTCAATGACCTGCACCGCCTGAGCCGCCGCCTGGACGACGACCCGTACGGAGACTGCATCTGGGGCATCATCACGGGCTATACCCCGCAGGACGCCATGAGGATAGCCGCCGAAACGCAGCCGCTCGTCATCACGCGCTCCATGGGCACCACCAATGTGGACGCCTCCCGCTTCAGCGACAGCATGAGCATCACGGACTGGCAGCCTTTCCAGTACCTGGAGCAGCACGGTTCCGCGGAAAAGATTACGCCGGCCTTTTACGCCAAGGGCCTGAAGGAGCAGGACAAGGGGGACGACACCACGCTGGGCGTAACGCCCAAGCTGGTGGAGTACTGGAAGCAGTACGCTCCCCAGCTCTTCGTCACGGCCTCCCACGCCACCCAGTTCAACCTGGAAATGCCCTTCGGCAAGGGGCTCATTGTCTCCGGCAACAACCGGTTCCACGTGCTGGACAAAAAACAGTTCAAGGAATTCACCACCTTCCTGCGCGGCGTGATCTTTAACGGGAAGGAAGACGACCTGCTCTCCTTCCTGGAGAGAATCAAGGCTCCGGCGATTGAAATCAAGCCGGTCCCGGCCGTCTGGGTGGCGGCGGGGAACTGCCTGATAGGAGACACTAAAAAAACGAAGAACTCCATGGCCGTCACGGCCCTGAGCCACTACGGCTTCAACCAGCTTGTGGGCTATACCGTCCCCTCCTGGTACGGCAAGGGCGGCTGGGGGACGCTGGGCCTCCTGTTCAGCAACCATGACGCCTCCAACCTGGCGGAAGCCTGGTACCTGAACAACCAGTTTATCCTGGACGAAACCATGACCCGCTTCCCCAAGCTCATGAACGTCAACTTTAACGCGCCGGACATCAACGGCATCAAGGATGACCCGGACTTTGCCAGGGGCATGAATTCCGCCGGCTACGGCATGGGCAAGGACCAGATGGGCCTGATCCATGACCGGGACACCGTGGCCTTTTACGGAGACCCCGCGTGGACGGCGCGGCTGGATGAATCCCGCACGCCATCCCCGTGGCACATTGAGTGGAATGACCCGGCGGACGCCGCCAAGGGCTTCACCGTTACGGCCAACAAGGACGCCAAGGCGCGCCTGGGCGTCTGGTTCCCCAACAGGATCACCGCCAAGAAGGCCACCGTCACCATTGGAGAAACCGCTACTCCCGTGGAGAAGGCCGGACTGCTGACCAATGACTTCCTGCTTCTCCGGGAGCTGGACCTCAAGAAGGGGGAAAAAGCCGTCGTGGAAATGAAATAA
- a CDS encoding entericidin: protein MKTKLIILSIATLLGCVSCHTIGGVGKDVEAVGSDINSAARSTSRSM from the coding sequence ATGAAAACCAAATTGATTATTCTGAGTATCGCCACCCTCCTTGGGTGTGTTTCCTGCCATACGATTGGCGGAGTGGGCAAGGACGTGGAAGCCGTCGGCAGCGACATTAATTCCGCCGCACGTTCCACCAGCCGGTCCATGTAA
- a CDS encoding DUF4126 domain-containing protein — protein MNMEAVMGVLLGIGLGAACGFRIFVPLLVASIAIRGGFLTVTPEFAWLGGTAALVTLSVATLLEIAAYYIPVIDHTLDVLGAPAAIIAGTILAAGFIGHMDPMLKWGLAAIAGGGAAGIIHGGMAAIRGAASAATGGMGNSIVTTAETASASIIAVLACVLPVLGVLLAGTAIYFLVRMGLKLKRKLARSGNGPAGNSAA, from the coding sequence ATGAATATGGAAGCCGTCATGGGCGTTTTGCTCGGCATCGGGCTGGGTGCGGCCTGCGGCTTCCGCATCTTTGTGCCCCTGCTGGTAGCCTCCATCGCCATCCGGGGAGGCTTCCTCACGGTAACGCCGGAATTCGCGTGGCTGGGCGGTACTGCCGCCCTGGTCACCCTCTCCGTAGCCACCCTGCTTGAAATAGCGGCGTACTACATCCCGGTCATTGACCATACGCTGGACGTGCTGGGAGCTCCCGCCGCCATCATCGCGGGAACTATCCTGGCCGCCGGCTTCATCGGACACATGGACCCCATGCTCAAATGGGGCCTGGCCGCCATTGCCGGAGGCGGAGCGGCAGGCATCATCCACGGAGGCATGGCCGCCATCCGGGGGGCGGCTTCCGCCGCTACGGGCGGAATGGGCAACTCCATCGTCACCACGGCGGAAACGGCATCCGCCTCCATCATTGCCGTGCTGGCGTGCGTGCTCCCCGTGCTGGGCGTGCTGCTGGCAGGTACGGCCATTTACTTCCTGGTCCGCATGGGGCTGAAACTGAAAAGGAAGCTGGCGCGTTCCGGAAACGGCCCCGCAGGGAACAGCGCAGCCTGA
- a CDS encoding flotillin family protein, producing MDQIIPIAILVLFIILTASWLFSRYRMCPPDKILIVFGKVGTGQPAKCYHGGSTFVLPVLQSYSYLDLNPINIDVPLQGALSSQNIRVDVPSSFIVGISTLPEIMQNAAARLLGRSREEIRNLAAEIIMGQMRVVIASMTIEEINSDREKLIKGITEGVDVELHKVGLHLINANITDIQDASGYISALGKEAAARAINDATIKVAEETRRGEIGKAEAEKDQTVQVANARAIAIEGQNEAQIKIAESAAKLQVKQAEAKKLAEVAQKVQEAKTLEEAYEAEKEAEIKRAERERATQEANILVTARIEKSQREVQAQATAEVLKLEQEGKAQALLIQRKAEAEAIRQLAEGEAQATLLKKKAEGEGMEMVGRGEAAAIEAVLEGKARGFQQIVQAAGSSDAASSLLITEQLTKIVELQSGAIKGLKFDKVVVMGNGGDSSVGGFVQNLVKDTLPLHELGRSVGLELPAFLGKSTEEKKAPAASAPAAAAQAATTATTVKLN from the coding sequence ATGGACCAAATCATCCCTATCGCCATCCTGGTTCTCTTCATCATCCTGACCGCCTCCTGGCTGTTCAGCCGCTACCGCATGTGCCCGCCGGACAAAATCCTCATCGTCTTCGGCAAAGTGGGCACCGGGCAGCCCGCCAAATGCTACCACGGCGGTTCCACCTTCGTGCTGCCGGTCCTCCAGTCCTACAGCTACCTGGACCTGAACCCCATCAACATTGACGTGCCCCTCCAGGGCGCCCTCTCCTCCCAGAACATCCGCGTGGACGTTCCCTCCTCCTTCATCGTGGGCATTTCCACCCTGCCGGAAATCATGCAGAACGCCGCCGCGCGCCTGCTGGGCCGCTCCAGGGAGGAAATCCGCAACCTGGCGGCGGAAATCATCATGGGGCAGATGCGCGTGGTGATCGCCTCCATGACCATTGAGGAAATCAACTCCGACCGCGAAAAACTCATCAAGGGCATCACGGAAGGCGTGGATGTGGAACTGCACAAGGTGGGCCTCCACCTCATCAACGCCAACATCACGGACATTCAGGACGCCTCCGGCTACATCAGCGCCCTGGGCAAGGAAGCCGCCGCACGCGCCATCAATGACGCCACCATCAAGGTGGCGGAAGAAACGCGCCGCGGGGAAATCGGCAAGGCTGAAGCGGAAAAGGACCAGACCGTCCAGGTGGCGAACGCCCGCGCCATTGCCATTGAAGGCCAGAACGAAGCCCAGATCAAGATCGCGGAATCCGCCGCCAAGCTGCAGGTGAAGCAGGCGGAGGCCAAGAAACTGGCGGAAGTGGCCCAGAAGGTGCAGGAAGCCAAGACCCTGGAAGAAGCCTACGAGGCGGAAAAGGAAGCGGAAATTAAACGCGCCGAACGTGAACGCGCCACACAGGAAGCCAACATCCTGGTGACGGCCCGCATTGAAAAGAGCCAGCGTGAAGTGCAGGCCCAGGCTACGGCGGAAGTGCTCAAGCTGGAACAGGAAGGCAAGGCCCAGGCCCTGCTTATCCAGCGCAAGGCGGAAGCGGAAGCCATCCGGCAGCTGGCGGAAGGCGAAGCCCAGGCCACCCTGCTGAAGAAAAAGGCGGAAGGGGAAGGCATGGAAATGGTGGGCCGCGGTGAAGCCGCCGCCATTGAAGCCGTGCTGGAAGGCAAGGCCCGCGGCTTCCAGCAGATCGTCCAGGCGGCTGGCTCATCCGACGCCGCCTCCAGCCTGCTGATTACCGAACAGCTCACCAAGATCGTGGAACTCCAGTCCGGCGCCATCAAGGGCCTAAAATTCGACAAGGTAGTCGTCATGGGCAACGGGGGGGATTCCTCCGTGGGCGGATTCGTCCAGAACCTGGTGAAAGACACCCTGCCGCTCCATGAACTGGGCAGGAGCGTGGGGCTGGAACTGCCCGCATTCCTGGGTAAATCCACGGAAGAGAAAAAGGCCCCTGCCGCCTCTGCTCCCGCAGCCGCCGCCCAGGCGGCCACCACCGCAACCACCGTTAAACTGAACTGA
- a CDS encoding YdeI/OmpD-associated family protein gives MEIDNLLPVTTRRQLRMWLEENHRSSSCCWIPTTRKPSPHAVLYLDAVEEALCFGWIDSTRKKMASGVLAQRLTPRSKGSKWSELNKERVRRLDRLGLMTPCGKQCLPEMDPEAFRIDPAILKALQQDPRAYANFLAFPRLYRHVRLDTIQIKKNQPELFNSRLEKFMKYTRENRMYGEWHDGGRLLEE, from the coding sequence ATGGAAATAGACAATCTTCTCCCCGTCACCACACGGCGGCAATTGAGAATGTGGCTGGAAGAGAACCACCGTTCCTCCTCCTGCTGCTGGATTCCCACCACGCGGAAACCTTCCCCCCATGCCGTCCTTTACCTGGATGCCGTGGAGGAAGCCCTGTGCTTCGGCTGGATTGACAGCACCCGCAAGAAGATGGCTTCCGGCGTTCTGGCCCAGCGTCTCACCCCGCGCTCCAAAGGAAGCAAATGGTCTGAATTGAACAAGGAACGCGTGCGCCGCCTGGACAGGCTGGGGCTGATGACGCCCTGCGGGAAGCAATGCCTGCCGGAGATGGATCCGGAAGCTTTCCGGATTGATCCCGCAATTCTAAAAGCCCTGCAACAGGATCCGCGAGCCTACGCCAACTTTCTGGCCTTTCCCCGCCTGTACCGCCACGTGCGCCTTGACACCATCCAAATCAAGAAAAACCAGCCGGAGCTGTTCAACAGCCGCCTGGAGAAATTCATGAAGTATACCCGGGAGAACAGGATGTACGGAGAATGGCACGACGGAGGCCGGCTTCTGGAAGAATGA
- a CDS encoding L,D-transpeptidase family protein: MKKSVVLAALGLVLLASVVVTIKMACADDPANRADAARERVTPVLNSFLGLCGAKVGDPVFLRAVKEDSMLELWVKPGNGERYVLAKRYPIAAWSGELGPKEKEGDRQTPEGFYEVEPSGLNPRSNYHLAFNIGYPNAYDRSLNRTGSFIMVHGSDVSIGCLAMTDPGIEEIYTMVEQALVHGQKSVPVQIYPFVPTPARLLKEKNSPHAAFWADMARAWDWTERTHTPARMNAVDGRLVVDEQ; this comes from the coding sequence ATGAAGAAGAGCGTAGTGCTGGCAGCGCTGGGGCTGGTTCTGCTGGCCTCCGTAGTTGTGACTATTAAAATGGCGTGTGCTGATGATCCTGCCAACCGGGCGGATGCCGCCCGGGAACGGGTGACGCCCGTGTTGAATTCCTTCCTGGGCCTGTGCGGCGCCAAGGTGGGGGACCCCGTCTTTTTACGGGCCGTCAAGGAAGACTCCATGCTGGAGCTGTGGGTAAAGCCGGGCAATGGGGAACGCTATGTGCTTGCCAAGCGCTATCCCATTGCGGCATGGTCCGGTGAGCTGGGGCCCAAGGAAAAGGAGGGTGACAGGCAGACGCCGGAAGGATTTTATGAAGTGGAGCCCTCCGGGCTGAATCCGCGCAGCAACTACCATCTGGCCTTCAACATCGGTTATCCGAATGCCTATGACCGGTCCCTGAACCGGACGGGAAGTTTCATCATGGTGCATGGCAGCGACGTCTCCATCGGCTGCCTGGCAATGACCGATCCCGGGATTGAGGAAATCTACACCATGGTGGAACAGGCCCTGGTTCACGGGCAGAAGAGCGTTCCCGTGCAGATTTACCCCTTTGTGCCTACTCCGGCGCGTTTGCTGAAGGAGAAAAATTCCCCCCATGCCGCCTTCTGGGCGGACATGGCCCGTGCGTGGGACTGGACGGAACGGACCCACACTCCGGCCCGGATGAATGCCGTGGATGGCAGGCTGGTGGTTGATGAGCAATAA
- a CDS encoding entericidin, translated as MNIKLTLLTLASALGLASCNTISGIGKDVEAMGSKIDSASQATSESMQ; from the coding sequence ATGAACATCAAACTTACCCTTTTGACGCTCGCCTCCGCCCTGGGCCTTGCCTCCTGCAACACCATCAGCGGAATCGGAAAAGACGTGGAAGCCATGGGCAGCAAGATTGACAGCGCCTCCCAGGCCACCAGTGAATCCATGCAGTAA